GACATCCGCGCCCGGACGCCCAGGTCCGCCGTCCCGGCGACCAACTCCTCGGCGAATGCGATCTCGGCCCGCCAGGCCCGCCACGCCTCGTCGACCACCGCCGGGTCCCCCACCGCGTCGTCGAACGCGCCGTCGCGCTCACCCTCCGCCGAGTAGAGCTTGGGCACGTCCTGGCCGGCCATCACCCGCCGGAACCAGCTCCGCTCCACCTCGGCCAGGTGCCGCACCAGGCCGAGCAGCGACATCTTCGACGGCGGTACGGACCGCCGGGCGAGCTGCTCGGCATCGAGGTCGGCACACTTCAGCTCGAGGGTCAGCCGATAGTCCCGGAGGTATCCGACGAGCATCGACCGCTCGTCGTGGTAGCCGCCCTCGGAGCGCGGATCGTCCTCGGGACGGACGAACATGTTCGACCAGGCGAACTGGGGAGCGGGCTGGTCGGTCTCGGTAGTGGTACGCGCGTCAGCCATGCCCGGACCCTCACCCACGCTCGACCCTCCCGCAACGCATTTACGCCCTCATGCCTGGCCGGTGGCGATCGTGGGATCCGCGCCGGGATCACCGGCCCGCTGAAGCTCCTCCTCGAACATGACGAACGTCCTCCGCCGGATGCCACGGATCAGGGCTTGCTCCTGCGTCGTCAGGTCCCGGCATTCGGCCTCGGCGGTGTCCTCGATGGCCCTCACGGTCTCGTACAGCGCGAAGATCGGCCCCTCACCCTTGAGGTAGACGGCCCGCTCGAATTCCGTCCGCTGGACGAACCGGTCCGGCGTGAGCACGCTGATGTCCCCGCCGATGGCGAGAAGGATCTCGCCCACGATGTCGTTGGCTGGCTTCCAGCCACCCGACTCTCGATTCAACCGCCAAGCGGCCAGCCCGCCGTCGGGCGTCGACACCATCTTCACCGGTGCCTCGTAATAGGAGAAATAGGCCGGCAGTTCGAGGCCAGGTAGAGCGTTCATCGGTCCGACCCTCCGCCCAGCGTCGATTGGAGGGCCGCCCAGAAGTACTCACGCTCCCGCTGAAGGATGCCCTTCAAAATGGCCGTCTCCTTCTCTGACACGCTACGGCCCTGTTCCGCGGCCACCGCTTCGAGGTCGCGTCCCACTTCGAACAGGGCATGCTCCCACTCGGCGACCTTGTCGAGTGCGGCGAGTTGCAGACGAAACTCGGCCACATGCCCGGAGGATGTGCGCAGCATCATCTGCACGTCCCGATAACCACTGCGCTGGGGGCTGAGGAAACGGTCCTCGAACTGCGCAATCCTGACCTCCCGATCGCCTCTCAACACCTCCAACGCCGCGTAGAGGTGGGCGAGACACTGATAGGAAACCCGTCCCGCAGCCAGATCATTCAGTCGTGACGCATCACCTTCATACTTCGCCACCTTGTCCTCGGCCCGTTGTCGGTCCTTGGGCCCTGGCCGTGGTCGATACTCCGCGCCGCCTTGCGACGCCTCGGCCAGCCTCCGCCCCAGGGTGTCGATCTCAATCTGAGCGACCGCCGCGGCCTCGTACAACTGGTCAAGATACTGGCGCCGGTACGTCGGGTCTCCGCACTGCTGCCTGTCGAAGCCGGGTTGGAACGGCTGAGGGCGATCGAGGTCGAAGGAGGAGCTCACTTGTCGCTGCTCAGCCGTGAGCGGCGTGGGCAGGACCTTTGGTAGCGGTCCGGTGGCGACCGCGGCCGCACCACGCTGAGTGATGTCCTGCAGGACGTCACCGAGGACGTCGATCGCCTTCTGGTGGGTGGCGAGGTGGTGCAGCGTCATCGGTCTGGCCGTCAAGGAGTTGGCCAGCTCGGGTGTCGACAGGATCATCCGGGCCAGGTCGGGCCGCTGCGTCAGCTGCCGGACCAGCGTCTCAGCGAGCGTCGGTTCACCGCGCGGTGGCGCCTCCCAGGCCTGGTCCAGCATGTGCTGAACACGGGGATCGGCGAGGAGTCGCGCCACGTCCCGGGCCCCGATCTCGTCCAAGCCCGGTGCCAAGCGGCGCAGCGTGGGCGCGTCGAGATGGTCCGCGAGCTCGACCGGGGTCACGCCAGCGGCGAAGACCTCGTCGAGGTCGCCGCTCGCGGCAACGGCGTCCCGTACGAACACCCCGGCCGATATCCGATCGGCGTGGGCGCTCCGGTGTGCCCGCCGCAGACCTTCCGGATCCGGCTCCGGTCGGGCACCGGGCAGCGGGGCCCCGCCGGAGGGATCGACCGCACTCGACTCCCCGAGCAGATGGACGTGGTTGAAGTCCGGCACGTCGTCCGTAGGAGGTGGCGGCGGCGCCGGTGGCCGTGGTGGCGCCGGCCGCTCCGGCGGTCCGGGAAGGGCATTGAAGTCACCCGGTGGGCGACCGGCCAGCGGCATGGGCGCGCCGTCCCGACCGAGGACCAGCGCGTCGATCCCGACCACGTTCGTCCCACCGGCCACGCCGCTGTGGGTGAAGAGCGGCAGATTCGCGACGTACCCGCTCTGGGGGTCGAGGTAGAGGACCGTGCCGTTCTGGTTCAGTGCCACCCAGGCGTGCGAGCCGCCGCCCTCCCAGCTGGTGATGAGGAACGCGTAACTGCCGTGCCCGCCCAGGAGCAACTGCTCGTGGAGGGCGCGGTACCCACGCTCGACCACCTGCCGCGTGGCCAACGGGCTCGTGGTGCCCGCCACGTCACAGAGGTTCTGGAAACGCCCGCCGGTGCTCTCCTCGACCCGTCGCGGGCCGTCCGCCTCGCCGCCGACCGGACGGCGGACGTCCCCCTCCAGGTAGCCGTCGAAGGTACGCGGAGCCGAGACCCGCGGCCGGCCGTGCACCCAGGTCTCGTAGAGCGACAGCGTGCAGTCGAGACAGTTGATGCCCCGG
The window above is part of the Micromonospora inositola genome. Proteins encoded here:
- a CDS encoding DinB family protein: MADARTTTETDQPAPQFAWSNMFVRPEDDPRSEGGYHDERSMLVGYLRDYRLTLELKCADLDAEQLARRSVPPSKMSLLGLVRHLAEVERSWFRRVMAGQDVPKLYSAEGERDGAFDDAVGDPAVVDEAWRAWRAEIAFAEELVAGTADLGVRARMSDGEEISLRELLLHMIEEYARHSGHADLLRERIDGRVGQ